A window from Gossypium raimondii isolate GPD5lz chromosome 7, ASM2569854v1, whole genome shotgun sequence encodes these proteins:
- the LOC105796171 gene encoding protein ENHANCED DISEASE RESISTANCE 4 — translation MTLKKMTESTKVRLALCPKCENLLPELADYSVYKCGGCGAVLRAKTENCEPETSSEKWEEDRLGRVPTKFRIFSEKDIVDSCDAGGKSTAGSLKCDTTRNEPKLAADKCCVGKGNDISANKDEVVNLTGTENEIFDSKFGHTGGSQILGDVPDWDAGKQEEMEGFPRIPRDVTEDHPDERPSNRQLDASYGLQAQTDQDGSGRILLEEDRAMLLRKLNEIKEQLSRSCNVVDKPKDKVPLDGRVAPPESFGGVGSWFPNGSSASQNPSLPFYGPDKDGSRAGPSYFAQFPESYAYPGANAMTPHGLHPPMLDPNHVPAYGNAFGSGVLGRTSHQLPGEYQQLPPHPYFPRQYNGSDHHPFMPYPQSSVLHHASCSCFHCYEKHQRVPAPVPTSAFGNRRFPDMPNNPIYHIENPMTLGSRTAMPPPLNVHGTQAHARLPRDINSETGGCVQGCPQRMVLAGGRRRLCPMAGGAPFITCYNCFELLQMPRKLQLMVKNEQQVRCGACSTVISFIITNKRLVIRDHAKAMEISVEADDISNAVAKDCSSHFHGHANQISANFSSDDYDHSGYEYQSMDRESNALSMGKALNSVKARDMQSICSSSPSISEDENSPNREEVNSIDQPIKSILAPPPAGSPLQEHFDYSTNNRAVNRFGKGNHSNHSDQEIVVSNNGTTRQSSFKEASLPTEMEVAFNEYSNTETSQDSRDGIEEDDQPKMTRGGESFFANINFKESSKYNQIEEHGKRNVSVNGHPLPECVVKKAERTAGRIQPGQYWYDFRAGFWGVLGGPCLGIIPPQIEEFNYPMPENCAGGSSGVFVNGRELHQKDLELLANRGLPTDRDRYYIIEISGRVLDEDTGEELCKLGKLAPTVLKVKHGFGMKVGRAAV, via the exons atgactttaaaaaaaatgaccGAGTCAACCAAAGTAAGGTTGGCTCTGTGTCCAAAGTGCGAAAACCTTCTTCCAGAACTTGCAGATTATTCTGTTTACAAATGTGGTGGCTGCGGCGCTGTTCTTCGAG CAAAAACTGAGAATTGTGAACCGGAAACTTCCTCTGAGAAGTGGGAAGAAGACAGGCTCGGCCGAGTTCCTACCAAGTTCCGTATTTTTTCGGAGAAGGATATAGTAGACTCATGTGATGCGGGTGGTAAATCAACCGCTGGCTCTTTGAAGTGTGATACAACTAGGAATGAACCTAAACTTGCTGCTGATAAATGCTGTGTTGGCAAAGGTAATGATATTAGTGCAAATAAGGATGAGGTGGTAAATTTAACTGGAACAGAAAACGAGATTTTCGATTCCAAATTTGGGCATACTGGTGGATCACAAATACTGGGAGACGTTCCTGATTGGGACGCTGGGAAGCAAGAAGAGATGGAGGGTTTTCCGAGAATTCCAAGAGATGTTACCGAAGACCATCCGGATGAACGCCCATCAAACCGCCAGTTAGATGCTTCTTATGGGTTGCAGGCTCAAACTGACCAGGATGGTTCTGGTAGAATTCTCCTTGAAGAAGATCGAGCTATGCTTCTGAGGAAGCTAAATGAGATAAAGGAGCAACTTAGTAGGTCCTGTAATGTGGTAGATAAACCAAAAGATAAGGTTCCACTTGATGGGAGGGTTGCTCCTCCAGAGTCATTTGGTGGTGTTGGTTCCTGGTTTCCAAATGGTTCTTCCGCATCACAAAACCCTTCATTACCTTTCTATGGACCTGATAAAGATGGTTCTAGGGCAGGGCCCTCTTACTTTGCTCAATTTCCAGAATCGTATGCTTATCCTGGTGCGAATGCAATGACTCCGCATGGACTGCATCCTCCAATGCTTGATCCAAATCATGTTCCTGCATATGGAAATGCATTTGGATCCGGAGTGCTTGGAAGAACCTCGCATCAGTTGCCAGGGGAATACCAACAGCTGCCGCCACATCCATACTTTCCTAGACAGTACAATGGAAGTGATCATCACCCATTCATGCCATACCCGCAAAGTTCAGTGTTGCATCATGCTTCTTGTTCTTGTTTTCACTGTTACGAGAAACATCAGCGAGTTCCAGCCCCTGTTCCGACCTCTGCATTTGGCAATAGAAGATTTCCTGATATGCCTAATAATCCAATATACCATATTGAGAACCCTATGACTTTAGGTTCTAGGACTGCAATGCCTCCTCCATTGAATGTACATGGTACGCAAGCACATGCTAGATTGCCAAGAGACATTAACTCAGAAACAGGTGGTTGTGTTCAGGGCTGTCCACAAAGGATGGTGTTGGCCGGTGGTAGACGCCGTTTATGTCCTATGGCTGGTGGTGCTCCATTTATAACATGCTATAATTGCTTTGAACTACTACAAATGCCCAGGAAACTTCAGCTCATGGTAAAAAATGAACAGCAAGTGCGGTGTGGAGCCTGTTCTACCGTGATAAGTTTTATCATCACCAACAAGAGGCTTGTTATTCGTGATCATGCAAAAGCGATGGAAATTTCTGTGGAGGCTGATGATATCTCTAATGCAGTTGCAAAGGATTGCTCCTCACATTTCCATGGCCATGCGAACCAAATATCTGCTAACTTTTCGTCTGATGACTATGATCATTCGGGTTATGAGTATCAATCAATGGATAGAGAATCTAATGCATTGTCAATGGGTAAGGCTTTGAACTCAGTCAAAGCTCGGGATATGCAAAGTATTTGTTCTTCATCTCCAAGCATCTCTGAGGATGAAAACAGTCCAAACAGAGAGGAGGTGAATTCTATTGATCAACCGATCAAATCCATTTTGGCTCCCCCACCTGCAGGCTCACCCCTTCAAGAGCACTTTGATTACTCTACTAACAATCGTGCAGTCAACCGATTTGGGAAGGGAAATCATAGTAATCACTCTGATCAGGAGATCGTTGTGTCAAACAATGGTACCACAAGACAAAGTTCTTTTAAAGAAGCATCATTACCTACCGAGATGGAGGTGGCGTTCAATGAGTACTCTAATACCGAGACTTCTCAAGATTCAAGGGATGGAATCGAAGAAGATGATCAACCGAAAATGACAAGAGGAGGTGAATCTTTTTTTGCAAATATTAATTTCAAGGAATCctcaaaatataatcaaatcgAGGAACATGGGAAAAGAAACGTTTCAGTTAATGGGCATCCTCTACCTGAATGTGTGGTTAAAAAAGCTGAAAGAACGGCTGGACGAATTCAACCCGGCCAGTATTG GTATGATTTCCGAGCTGGATTCTGGGGTGTTCTGGGCGGACCTTGTCTTGGCATAATTCCT CCGCAAATAGAAGAATTTAACTATCCGATGCCGGAAAATTGTGCTGGTGGGAGTAGTGGTGTGTTTGTAAATGGGAGAGAGCTCCATCAAAAAGACTTGGAATTGCTTGCTAATAGAGGGCTTCCAACTGATAGAGATAGATATTACATCATTGAGATATCAGGCAGGGTGTTGGATGAGGATACTGGAGAAGAGCTATGTAAGCTTGGCAAACTTGCCCCAAC TGTCTTGAAAGTGAAGCATGGTTTCGGCATGAAAGTTGGAAGAGCAGCTGTATGA